One window of Camelina sativa cultivar DH55 chromosome 4, Cs, whole genome shotgun sequence genomic DNA carries:
- the LOC104784144 gene encoding MATH domain and coiled-coil domain-containing protein At3g58250-like: MEKQVAKSFTWVIKKFISVKSEYIYSDVFVVDGCNWRLLAYPKGENKQSDYLSLYLEVADHELLPCGWRRQAKVSFTIPHHVTPKYSIVREAKHLFDQNSVSWGFPTMVHRIILNPCSGLLVNGDLTIVADVDVLEVIGKAEVREETISYMDVKGFQVLSSQTGYINAILSMTETLRRSPKEIAKDELADAYALLEPMNECGFRLDWLEKKLDQVSKKMKKYEAGETQIQEIEQELKDLKLKCSDLEAQLEKEKAEVLAAIAPLLLSDGR; this comes from the exons atgGAGAAGCAAGTTGCTAAGAGTTTCACTTGGGtgattaagaaatttatatcTGTGAAATCCGAGTATATCTATTCTGACGTATTCGTGGTTGATGGCTGCAACTG GCGTCTTCTGGCTTATCCCAAGGGAGAGAATAAGCAAAGTGATTATCTGTCTCTGTATCTTGAGGTTGCTGATCATGAATTATTGCCTTGTGGATGGAGAAGACAAGCAAAAGTTTCTTTTACTATACCACATCATGTTACGCCTAAATACTCTATCGTACGAG AAGCAAAACACCTGTTTGATCAGAATTCTGTCTCTTGGGGTTTCCCAACAATGGTTCATCGTATCATACTTAACCCATGTAGTGGGTTGTTGGTGAACGGAGACTTAACGATTGTGGCCGACGTTGATGTTCTTGAAGTTATTGGCAAAGCAGAGGTACGAGAGGAAACAATATCATATATGGATGTCAAGGGGTTTCAAGTTCTTTCTTCACAG ACAGGGTACATCAATGCCATACTCAGCATGACTGAGACTCTGCGCCGGTCGCCTAAGGAAATCGCCAAAGATGAACTGGCAGATGCATATGCTTTACTGGAACCCATGAACGAGTGTGGATTTAGGTTggattggttggagaagaaacttGATCAAGTGtctaaaaagatgaagaaatatGAAGCTGGTGAGACTCAGATACAAGAAATTGAACAAGAGTTGAAGGATTTGAAGCTTAAGTGTTCAGACCTCGAAGCTCagttggagaaggagaaggcagAGGTTTTGGCTGCCATAGCTCCCCTCTTGCTTTCTgatggaagatga
- the LOC104781740 gene encoding MATH domain and coiled-coil domain-containing protein At2g42465-like — translation MWNGDGTVEVNGFRIFYSEVDCVRRIFEKHPETAMNIRPKNQMVKNAYMNNLLDLIDIICLAPQELTEEELRDAENTLFELVEVGFELDWLKKKLEELCVKKKKMEARGARMRELDGIIVEQRRVLWALETERKNEENEARSDSARLGFEDVV, via the exons ATGTGGAATGGTGATGGAACCGTGGAGGTCAATGGCTTTCGAATTTTCTATTCAGAG GTGGACTGTGTTAGGAGAATCTTTGAAAAACACCCAGAAACCGCAATGAACATTCGTCCGAAGAACCAAATGGTGAAGAATGCTTACATGAACAACCTCCTCGATCTCATCGACATAATTTGCTTAGCTCCTCAAGAGCTAACAGAGGAGGAACTAAGAGATGCGGAGAACACGCTCTTTGAACTGGTGGAGGTAGGTTTTGAGCTGGActggttgaagaagaagctggagGAGCTTtgcgtgaagaagaagaaaatggaagcaCGAGGGGCTCGGATGAGAGAGCTGGATGGTATTATCGTGGAACAGAGGCGTGTGTTGTGGGCTCTTGAAACGGAACGGAAGAATGAAGAGAACGAAGCTAGATCCGACAGTGCTCGACTTGGTTTCGAGGATGTTGTttaa
- the LOC104781743 gene encoding MATH domain and coiled-coil domain-containing protein At3g58260-like: protein MGKQVDNTFTCVIKNFSLMQAHIASFVVGGCKWRLIAYPEVNHVGDCLSLSVCLDVPDCDSLPSGWKRHAKISLTLVNQYSEERSLQQEKQQCFNQKTPRWGFLPMVILKVPSEEYGFLVNDEIVIVVAVDVLEVIGSLDESEKSQSIDVKGFQVLPSQVKYVNCLFERHPDIASKFSIKNQTLKTAYMNVLLSLTETLNQSPKEISKDDLSDAKTTLAYMKNVGFKVDWLENKLDELFKKEKEAGVIRMLKIEEEFKDLKQKCSSLEVLLKKEKADVLAARAPFSLFDKDDDLIKWLSLLMICIMVIAFI from the exons ATGGGGAAGCAAGTTGATAACACGTTCACTTGTGTGATTAAAAATTTCTCCTTAATGCAAGCTCATATAGCTAGTTTCGTTGTTGGTGGTTGCAAATG GCGTCTTATTGCCTATCCCGAAGTTAATCATGTTGGTGATTGCTTGTCTTTGTCTGTGTGCCTGGACGTTCCTGATTGTGACTCTTTGCCTTCTGGTTGGAAAAGGCATGCAAAAATTTCCCTAACTCTAGTAAATCAATATTCAGAAGAGCGCTCCCTACAGCAAG aaaaacaacaGTGTTTTAATCAGAAAACTCCCCGATGGGGTTTTTTACCAATGGTAATCCTTAAAGTACCATCTGAAGAATATGGGTTCCTTGTGAACGATGAAATCGTGATTGTTGTTGCGGTAGATGTTCTTGAAGTTATTGGCTCATTAGATGAATCAGAGAAGTCTCAAAGCATAGATGTCAAAGGGTTTCAAGTTCTTCCTTCACAG GTGAAATATGTGAACTGTTTGTTTGAGAGACACCCAGATATTGCTTCAAAGTTCAGTATAAAGAACCAAACTTTGAAGACAGCCTACATGAATGTCCTACTCAGCTTGACTGAGACTCTGAACCAGTCACCTAAGGAAATCTCCAAGGATGATCTGTCTGATGcaaaaactactctagcatacATGAAAAATGTAGGATTTAAGGTGGATTGGTTGGAGAATAAACTTGACGAGTtgtttaaaaaggagaaagaagctGGTGTGATTCGTATGCTAAAAATTGAGGAAGAGTTTAAGGATTTGAAGCAGAAGTGTTCAAGCCTTGAAGTTCttctgaagaaggagaaggcaGATGTTTTGGCCGCCAGAGCtcctttctctttgtttgataaagatgatgaCCTAATTAAGTGGCTTTCCCTATTGATGATTTGCATCATGGTTATAGCGTTCATATAG
- the LOC104784143 gene encoding MATH domain and coiled-coil domain-containing protein At3g44790-like — protein MICLHDIDGGYLLNDELKIVVELYVLEVIGKLDVPEESKEATKPLKTMKHNDDDEDIPGDLVDINGFQVLPSQGEVCVLLVLVLITPSFYSKVGLARLIFEEHPATALESRTKNQSLRTSYMNLLLSLIKMLFKGPEEQSKDXLSPLWTXQKLLWYT, from the exons ATGATTTGCCTTCATGACATAGATGGTGGATATCTTTTGAACGATGAACTCAAGATTGTTGTTGAGTTATATGTTCTTGAAGTTATTGGCAAATTAGATGTACCAGAGGAATCTAAGGAGGCAACCAAACCTCTGAAAACGATGAAGCACAATGATGATGACGAGGACATCCCAGGAGATTTGGTGGATATCAATGGGTTTCAAGTTCTTCCTTCACAG GGTGAGGTTTGTGTcctattggttttggttttgatcacACCTTCTTTTTACTCAAAGGTGGGTTTAGCGAGGCTTATCTTTGAAGAACACCCAGCGACTGCATTAGAAAGCCGTACAAAGAACCAAAGTCTGAGGACATCATACATGAATCTCCTCCTAAGCCTCATCAAGATGCTCTTCAAAGGACCTGAGGAACAATCCAAGGATGNATTATCTCCATT GTGGACTGNACAGAAGCTGCTCTGGTATACATGA
- the LOC104781742 gene encoding MATH domain and coiled-coil domain-containing protein At3g58240-like, which produces MGNQVDNKFTWLIKDYCTWLPNSYRSDQFVIGGCTWYLHACFRRHRDKDFNCLYVYLVDADFESAWRRDERWIKSVQVTFTVVNQLSQEHSKVKAAGFFFDHNKPKCSISMIRLSKLHAKDAGFLVNDELEIVVVIDVLSVSDGSLKAKKPLNRPEEPIDLVDVNGLQVIPSEVDLARRIFELHPKTAKKYRTKNEYMRRFHTKVLLDLTKRFFKVPYEDSSYDVSDFEGALTYLKSVGFKLDWLEKKLDEVKENKKKCARLTKLEQQRQDMMDKYTDVRNQLEKERAEIKKTAHDLSFIDIV; this is translated from the exons ATGGGGAATCAAGTTGATAACAAGTTCACGTGGCTGATTAAGGATTACTGCACTTGGCTACCGAATTCATATCGTTCTGATCAATTTGTGATCGGTGGCTGCACATG GTATCTTCATGCCTGTTTCAGGAGACATAGAGATAAAGATTTTAACTGTTTGTATGTGTATCTGGTAGATGCTGATTTTGAATCCGCCTGGCGTCGTGACGAAAGATGGATAAAGTCCGTACAGGTAACCTTCACTGTGGTAAATCAACTTTCTCAGGAACACTCAAAAGTGAAAG CAGCAGGCTTCTTTTTTGATCATAATAAACCAAAGTGTTCTATATCTATGATTCGCCTTAGCAAGCTTCATGCAAAAGATGCTGGATTTCTTGTGAACGATGAACTCGAGATTGTTGTTGTGATAGATGTTCTTAGTGTATCAGATGGATCTCTAAAGGCCAAGAAACCTTTGAATAGGCCTGAAGAACCAATAGATTTGGTGGATGTCAATGGGTTACAAGTTATTCCTTCAGAG GTGGATTTGGCGAGGCGTATCTTTGAATTACACCCAAAGACTGCAAAGAAGTACCGTACGAAGAACGAATATATGAGAAGATTTCATACGAAAGTCCTCCTCGATCTAACCAAGAGGTTCTTCAAAGTTCCATATGAAGACTCCAGTTATGATGTGTCTGATTTTGAAGGTGCTCTGACATACCTGAAAAGTGTTGGGTTTAAGTTggattggttggagaagaaacttGATGAAGTgaaagagaacaagaagaaatgtGCCCGATTGACTAAACTGGAGCAGCAGCGGCAAGACATGATGGATAAGTACACAGACGTAAGAAACCAGCTGGAGAAGGAGAGGGCAGAGATCAAGAAGACAGCTCATGATCTATCTTTCATTGATATAGTTTGA
- the LOC104781741 gene encoding MATH domain and coiled-coil domain-containing protein At3g58240-like gives MGNQVDNKYTWLIKNLSSVSCQTIYSNIILMAGYKWQILAYPKGKNGNQWFCLDLELLDCGSFPSQWKRAVKFSFTVVNYFSKKLSKEIGLTHWFHKKERSKGISMLPLSQLTDKQSGFLVDGEVEVVVRINVHETDPLFDGSKDEVATTLVRTVKPNDDGAMSSKANLVYVNGFQVLPSQVGFVRRIFGKHPDTAVECCTKNQDLRTSYINVLFTLIKMLYKRAQDQSTDDLSDAEAALAYMKSVGFKLNWLEKKLVEVKENNKRCDRVTELEQQLQDLMNKYTSVGQQLEKERAEIKKATSPDISFNDVV, from the exons ATGGGGAATCAAGTCGATAACAAATACACATGGTTAATCAAGAATTTATCCTCTGTGAGCTGCCAGACcatttattcaaatataatcTTGATGGCTGGCTACAAATG GCAAATTCTGGCCTATCCCAAGGGAAAAAATGGTAATCAGTGGTTTTGTTTGGATCTGGAACTTCTTGATTGTGGATCCTTTCCGTCTCAATGGAAAAGGGCCGTGAAGTTTTCCTTTACTGTAGTCAATTATTTCTCCAAGAAACTCTCAAAAGAGATAG GACTAACACACTGGTTTCATAAGAAGGAACGAAGCAAGGGTATATCCATGCTTCCCCTTAGCCAACTTACGGACAAACAATCTGGGTTTCTGGTGGATGGAGAAGTCGAAGTTGTTGTTCGGATCAATGTTCATGAAACTGATCCCTTATTTGATGGATCTAAGGACGAGGTGGCAACGACACTGGTAAGAACCGTAAAGCCAAATGATGATGGTGCGATGTCTAGTAAGGCAAATTTGGTGTATGTCAATGGGTTTCAAGTTCTTCCTTCACAG GTGGGTTTTGTGAGGCGCATCTTTGGAAAACACCCAGACACAGCAGTAGAATGCTGTACAAAGAACCAAGATCTGAGAACATCATACATTAATGTCCTCTTCACCCTAATCAAGATGCTCTACAAAAGGGCTCAGGATCAATCCACTGATGATCTGTCCGATGCAGAAGCTGCTCTGGCATACATGAAAAGTGTTGGGTTTAAGTTAAATTGGCTGGAAAAGAAACTTGTTGAagtgaaagaaaacaataagaGATGTGACCGGGTGACTGAACTGGAGCAACAGCTGCAAGACTTGATGAATAAGTACACAAGCGTAGGTCAACAGCTGGAAAAAGAGAGGGCAGAGATTAAGAAGGCCACATCTCCTGATATATCTTTTAATGATGTTGTTTGA